From the Planktothricoides raciborskii GIHE-MW2 genome, the window CGTGGGAGAAACCATTGAGCCTGATTTGAGTTTGCCGCCACAAAGTAAACACGCCGAAGACTGGGTGACATTTACTTTGTGGCACCGACTGCACCAAAAGCTAAAAGAATCACTTTATAGTATTTCTCTTGAAGACTTATACTATGATGCTCGCAGTTGGCAGGCATCTCAGGGACAAGAAACAAATTTTATTATTTAATTTATTATTATTTAATTTTGGATTGCATGAACCAGGTATGTGCTGTTTTGTCTGTTTCCCTTGGGTTGTGGCATGGGGAAAAATCAACAATCTTGGTTTTAGCGATCGCCGCTTTCCTGGATTATCTGATTGGCGATCCTTGGGGTTGGCTCCACCCAGTTCAAGTGATTGGTTGGGGAATTTCTCGCTATAGTCAATTAGTCTTACAATGGTTTTCCCAACCGCAAATCCGCCGAATTGCCGGAGTGGGGCTGGGCATTGGCGCGATCGCTGGCACTGGTGTGATTACTTATGCCATAATTCTGTGGGCGCGATCGCTTCATCCTGCCCTCAGTATCCTCTTAGAAATGATCCTCTTAGCAAGCTGTTTTGCCGGTCGCAGTTTACGCGCTGCCGCTGAAGATGTGCTGCAACCCCTGAACTCCGGGGATTTAACTCAAGCGCGGCAAAAATTAAGCCTTTATGTGGGACGAGATACAGAAAACCTATCCGAGACAGAAATTCTCCGAGCCATTTTAGAAACCGTCAGTGAAAATGCCGTCGATGGGGTGATGGCACCGCTATTTTATGCGATCGTCGGCGCATCGATCCCGGCGATCGGGCCGGTTCCCGTCGCGATCGCCTACAAAGCTGCCAGTACCTTAGACTCAATGGTCGGCTACCGCGAAGAACCCTACAAAGACCTCGGCTGGTTTAGTGCCAAACTTGAAGATTTGCTCACCTGGCTGCCCTGTCGATTAACCGTCATCACCATTGGCCTAATTTTTGGCAACCTAGGCAAAATCTGGCAAACCTGTCAAACGGACGCCACCAAAGACCCCAGCCCCAACGCCGGTTGGAGTGAATGCGCTTACGCCGTCACCCTGGGAGTCCAACTAGGGGGAACCAACTCTTATCGCGGCGTGATTAAAAATAAACCATTCCTAGGCCAACCAACTCATCAAATTTCCCCAGAAAAAATTCACCAAGCCTTAAAAATCACTCGTTATACTTTTCTCACTTGGTTAGCAATTTTCTGCCTAATTCACATCGGTTTTACATCGGCGATCGGCTATTAACCGTCAACCCCATTTTATTTTTACATTTTCTTCTCTTTGTGTCCGGCAGAGTTCTGTGGTTAAATTATCTCTAAAAATGCTTGACAATTTGTTAATAAATGGATAACATATAGTCATCAAGAATAATTCAGGTTTATTCGGGCCGGAAACACATCCAACAAGCCCAAACGATACCTGGGAGTACCCGGCCCGGAGTGGTTCAAAAAATAAGAGCAAAAAGCCCTTATTCTCTCCGGGCCAGGTAAAATCCCTAACTCGTTTCCCAACTCACTTCGGGAAGCCCCGGTGAGGGGCTTCCTCCTGCCCAGAAATACCCAGAAACCCGGTTTCTTAATCCCCGCAGCTAACCCAGAAACCGGGCTTCTTAATCCCCGCAGATCGTTCAGAAACCGGGTTTCTTATCGGCATATCACAGTTATCTGTGGAATCCAAAAAAGAAACCCGGTTTCTTAGTCCCCGCAGACCACCCAGAAACCCGGTTTCTTCGTCCTCGCAGCTAACCCAGAAACCGGGCTTCTTTTCGGCATATC encodes:
- the cbiB gene encoding adenosylcobinamide-phosphate synthase CbiB, producing MSVSLGLWHGEKSTILVLAIAAFLDYLIGDPWGWLHPVQVIGWGISRYSQLVLQWFSQPQIRRIAGVGLGIGAIAGTGVITYAIILWARSLHPALSILLEMILLASCFAGRSLRAAAEDVLQPLNSGDLTQARQKLSLYVGRDTENLSETEILRAILETVSENAVDGVMAPLFYAIVGASIPAIGPVPVAIAYKAASTLDSMVGYREEPYKDLGWFSAKLEDLLTWLPCRLTVITIGLIFGNLGKIWQTCQTDATKDPSPNAGWSECAYAVTLGVQLGGTNSYRGVIKNKPFLGQPTHQISPEKIHQALKITRYTFLTWLAIFCLIHIGFTSAIGY